AACTCACTTATCATATTATTCATATTTTCTATTTCAAAAATCATACGTTTATAAATAGGATCCTCTTCATGCTTCTCTCGTTGTAATTGCGTAAATCCTTTTAATGAAGCAAGTGGATTTTTAATTTCATGTCCAACCGTCGCTGCCATTTTTCCGATTACTGCTAATTTCTGTGATTCACTAGCAATCGCAATACTTTCCTTTACAGCTGAAAGATATTGTAAAAATCGGTTTAAAATGATATACGCAGCTATTAACATAAGTGTATACATAATAAGGAACATAAATGCTTTTACTTCCTCTAATACAAATAAATAAATTAAATATTTTCCTACAATAGAGGAAAGTAAAAACACATAGAATTTTTTATTTAAAAATATAGGTACAAAGAAAATGAGAATAATTTCTATTATATTTGTCGCATCAAACGCCGCCTTATTATAAAAAACATACGAAAATATATTAGCGAGTTCTATCCCTATGTATGCAAATATCCATGCATATTTAACAAGGTTTGCCTTCTCTTTTTTCATTAAATATATATTCACGCACAGTATTGCTACTCCGCAAATAACTTGCCATATTATGTTGTATCCCTTATCCATTATTGATTTATCTTCTAATACGATTGCATAGAAAATTTGATATACAATAACAATGACATATAACACCCATAAAAGGATTTTTGCATTTCTTTCTTCTTCTTTATATGATAGAAAACTTTCTTTCACTTCAACACCCCTTCAAAATAATATCTCGAAGAATACCATTTATTATAATAAATGATTTTCATAGACAAACAAAGATAAATCGAACATTTGAGGAAAATCATGCCAACTATGCAATATCTTCATGCTATATACAAGCATAAAAAACATAAACAATAATACGTATATTATCGGAGGTGTTTTTTATGGATGGCAAAAAAAATAAAAAGACCGAACAACTCCAATCTTTCATGCGTGAAAATGAAGGAAAGGAGATGACAACAAATACAGGTATTAAAATTTCAAACGATGAAAACTCTTTAACTGCCAGTGATCGTTTCAGAACGATTAGACATAGTGCAGGGAACGTCAAATGGACAGTGGGAAGTAAATGATACTTTCTTAACAGGCTCACCACTCTTTTATGATGGATTACTTCTTATCGGCGGAAAGATGGATGATCATTTTCTTAACAACGCAAGTTCATTTGTCGTAGAATCATATAATCACTTTAAGCCGATTGGCTCCTTCCAAAACGGCTCTTCTATTATTCAATCTTTAAATATCGAAGGAAAGCCTGGTGTTTTAATAGAACAAGACTCTACGCGACTAGCAAATGAATTTATTAAAGCTATGACAAAACAACGCTTTTGGGATCGAGTATATTCATAAAATAGGGGGACATTTATGTTTGTTACTGTCGAGAAAGATGTGCATATTTTTGTGCAAGACGTTAACCCTGGTCCAGGTAGTAAGACTGTTTTCTTCGTTCACGGATGGCCTTTAAATCATCAAATGTACCAATATCAACTCAATGTTTTACCTGAGCATGGCTTTCGCTGTATCGCCATGGATATACGAGGGAATGGGCAATCTGATAAGCCATGGACTGGTTACACGTATGATCGATTAGCCGATGATATCGCAATTGTTCTGGAAGCACTTCAAGTAGAGAACGCTACATTAGTCGGTTTCTCAGTTGGTGGTGCTCTTTCTATTCGCTATATGTCTCGCTATAATGGGCGCCGCATTTCTAAGCTCGCATTAATTGACGCTGTCTCCCCCTCTTTCGTTAAAAATCAAGAGTCCCCTTACGGTGTACCGAAAGAACAAGCAGATGCTCTCATTAATCAAATGTATGCTAATTTACCAAAATTTTTAAATGATGTATCTTTATCCTTTTTTAATAGAAACTTAGGGGCTGCAACCCTTGAATGGTTTTCTTATCTCGGTATGCAGTCCGCTTCTTATGCCCTTATAAAAATTTTACAAGCAGCTGCAAATGAAGATGTAACGAAAGATTTAAATAAAATTAACGTCCCAACAAAAATCTTCCACGGCGTTCACGACCAACTAATTCCTTACAAAAGTGCTGAGCTTACGCAACAACGAATTAAAAATTCTCAGTTACATGCTCTTACAAATAGTGGTCATGGTTCACCAATCGATCAAGCGGATGAATTAAATAAAGAACTGATAAAATTTTTACATGCATAACAACTGCAATACAAGAACGAAAGTTAATATAATCGATTTTTCACAAAACATAAAATTCACATATTTCTCACAAATACACAAATAAAACGATTACATTTTCATATATACTAAATGTACAGGTAATACTCCCTAAACCCAGCTTGTCTGGTTACCCCGTTAAATACTATGAAAAAAGAACTTGTATCGTTATACAAGTTCTTTTTGTTTCTTTTATTTAAAGAGGATATCTTTACTATATTGATTTCCGACGAGTAAATCATATTGGAGCATTTTATATTGCTCTAACATTTCTTTTTGTTTCTTTGTTAAATCATTGATTACTTCTCCATTTTTATCAACTTTTAATTCATCTCTAAGTACTGGTATTTCCTTGTAAAGTTCCGATAAAAATTGATAAAATAAGGATTTATTTAATCCTGCATAATCAAAAATAAGATTAGAAAAATGAATTGGGCTTACTAAACCTAAATTATCATTTGGCATATCAAAGTTTGCATACATTAATAGCGGCGTTTGCGCCATCGCTAAACGTTCATTCGATGTTTTTTCATTCGTTATATACTCATTTTCTTTATAAAAAGATTTATTTGTTCCTAATGATGGAAGATGATCTCCAAAGAATACTAATAATGTAGGTCTATCAAAATTATCTAGTTGCTCTATTAAATATTGAAGAGCCTCATCTGAACGTCTTAATCCTTCTGTATACGTCTCTAATTCTCCCTTTGATTCTTCATTTTCTAGACCGCTAATTTCGATTAGGTTTTCACCAAATCGGCCCTCTGTAAATGGAAAATGATTTTGCATCGTAACTGCATGAATAAATGTAGGTTGTTTTTGTTCCTCTAACTCAGCAATTATCTCTTTACTCATCGCTAAATCACTAATATAATCTCCATCAATATCCACATTTTCCATCGTGTCCTCTGCATTAAACTTATCAAATCCTAACACCTTATATACATCGTCACGTTTAAAGAATGTGCGACCAAATGAATGAATTGCACTTGTATAATAACCTTCTTTTTTCAACGCCGTAGGGATTGATGGAATTTCTTTCTTATTTGTAATAACCTGCTGATATGGTATAGAACCTGGCTTTAACAAACTCATTGAATAACTTGTTAATGCCTCAAATTCAACGTTCGCCGTATTTCCCCCAAATGTAGGAGAAATAGTTTGTCCACCAGGAAAGTTTTCTATATAATGATGTAAATTTGGTACAGGATCTTCACTAAAAGAAAGGTTAGTTACTTTCGTCGGATCCCAAAACGATTCACTCATTACAAAAATAATATTCGGTTTCTCTTTTTTCTTTTGGCTCCCTATATTTCCACTATATTGTTTTTTTATATCGTTTGCTATTTGAAGCATATTTTCTTTAGAATAATTTTTTGGTTTTTCCATAACTGTTGTATCTAAATTGCTAATAAACCCAAGTACAAAACCATTTGAAGCATAGTTCTCATTTTGATTCCACAAAACAAAATCTACACCTGATTTTTGAAATACTTTATTCATAAATGTATTCGCAAAATTACCATACGCATATAGAACAAAAATAGACCCTACTACTAATAAGGCTCTTATTCCTAGATGAATCTTTACATTTTGAATATACCTTCTCATATATATCCCTGCTACAATACAAGCTACGATACTTAAGATAATGACAAAAATATAACTCCAACTAAAATAGTCCATCACCATCGGTATAACAGATTGCATATGCGTAATTTGTGTAAAATCAGAAGGATATAACGGATCACCTCTGAAAATAAGCTTCAAATAATTCACAATACATAAAATGACTAACGTACAGCTCGTTAAAACCATACTTAGAAAAACCTTACCTATTAAATTATATACAAGAATATATATTGCATAAATTACTACAAAACTTAATATAAACTGCATATTATAAAAGTAAATCCAATTCATTGCCTCTATGAAACTCATATTAACTTGCATGACAATATAAAATAACGCTACTGTATGAGCTAGCAAAAATAATATAAAATGCTCTCGTAGGGATGCTCTAAGTATAGACATCTCTTTTTTATTGAAATGCGTAATATAAAACGTTATGCCCCATACGAAAATCATCATAACACTTAAAACAAGCTTTTGATTTAAATGATCTTTCATCATGTCTAAATTGAAAACCTTTAAAATCATAAACAGTATAGTTATTACTAATAAAGTCACCATACTACTTATAATGCTAGAAATTAATATATTTCTTTTTGGAAGATGAAAAAGTGTAGAACCATACTTCAATTCATTCCCTCTTTTCTATGTATTAATTTCACCTCGCATCGAAAAAACTATTTGTATTAAAATAACATATATCCTATATTTCGTCTGCAAACTTGCTTCTACTATAAATATATTTCCTTAATACTTCCTTAATCAATAGTTAAATTGTGGCATACAAATTACTCATTCTTGAAAAGCTTAATTTTAGCACTCCACTTTATGATATAATAACTATTTTTTAGAAATCCTTAATGCTATTAAAGATTCCACATGAAAATACGAAAGAATTAATAAACAAGCGTTGTACGTTTTTAACAACTATTACTATAACGAAAAGAACCCGCCACAAGACAGGTTCTTTTCGTTATTTTATGATGAAAGAGAAGATGATTAGCATGTGTATTATATAAAAGGAAGCAGCCATATTTTCCATACGATACATACGAGTACTGTAACTACAAAATCAAAAAAATCTAATCTCGGGCCTTTTTTCATATTCATATGTAGCCACATATGAAACCATTTTATTTTTGTATATTTATGGATGTTTTTCTTTGCAAATCGGTAAATAAGCATTTGCATGATAAAAAATCCGGCCACAAAAATAAATAATAAGATGAGAAATCCAATCACAAAATTCCTCCTATTTTTGTAGCGTTTTTTCTACTATCCGATTTTTCAAAACCCACTCTTCAAACTGGGCACTTCCAAATTCCCAGCTAAGATCGCGAGCATGTACAGAAAAAACGTAATGACCAGCATATTCGTCCATAAATCTCCCTAACTCTACATCGTCTTTCTGAATACCGTATACTCCAAAATTAAAATACACATCCCATACGTCTTCATTCTTTCTCTTATAAGCAATCGATTCCATATCACATTCTGTCCCGAAATAATCAAGATGTAAATGTACGCTATCATCGTATTCGTACTCCATTTTATCACCCCTTATATTTGTACTTCTTTACCACCAAAAAAATTCCTGCTATCTACACTCACATATGGGCGATTACCTACATATCATGCTTGTAGAGTGACTTCTAGGAGGTGTTATATAGTGAAAAAATTAATCGCGATTTTTTGCATCATGTTACTAGCTGTTTTTACTTTTGCTGCTTGTAGTAGTAAAAAAGAAGGTACGAAAGAACAAACTCAAAACATTCGCGTCGGCGAAGTTACCCATTCTCTCTTCTATGCCCCATTATATGTTGGGATTGAAAAAGGATTTTTTAAAGATGAAGGACTAAATATTGACCTACAAACAACAGCTGGTGGCGATAAAACGATGACCGCCCTATTATCTGGCGGAATTGATATTGCTCTCGTCGGTTCTGAAACGTCTATTTACGTTCATCAACAAGGAGCGAAAGACCCTGTCATTAACTTTGCACAGCTTACACAAACAGATGGGACATTTTTAGTTTCACGTAAAAAACTAGACTCTTTTAATTGGAATGACGTAAAAGGTGTTACATTTTTAGGACAGCGTAAAGGCGGCATGCCGCAAATGGTTGGGGAATACGTTTTAAAGAAAAATGGCATTGATCCTCGTAAAGATACGAACTTAATTCAAAATATCGAATTTGCTAATATTGCAAATGCCTTTGCATCTGGTACAGGAGAGTTTGTCCAGCTCTTTGAACCGACTGCAAGCATATTCGAAAAAGAAGGTAAAGGTTATATCGTCGCTTCATTCGGAAATGAATCTGGTACTGTTCCTTATACAACATTCATGGCAAAAGAAAGTTTCTTAAAGAAAGATAAAGCTGCTGCTGAAAAGTTCACACGTGCGCTCTATAAAGCACAGCAATGGGTTGATACACATAGTCCAGAAGAGATTGCTGATGCTGTTTCCCCGCTATTTAAAGACACTTCAAAAGACATTACAGTAAAAGTAATTGAACGGTATAAAAAGCAACATTCTTATGCGACAAATCCACTACTAGATGCGGAAGAATGGAAACAGCTCCAAACGATTATGAAAGACGCTGGTGAATTACAAAAAGAAGTCCCACATGAAGCGCTCGTCAATACAAAAATTGCCGAAAGCGTTATTAAGAAATAGAGGCGAAGTGTATGAGTTTTTTACAAATACGTAACGTTTCTCACTGCTTTTTTGCAAAAGAGAATGCCAAACTTATTCTTGAAGATATGAGCTTACAAGTGGAAGAAGGCGAATTTATTTCTATACTCGGCCCAAGTGGTTGCGGTAAAACAACGCTCCTCTCAATCATTGCTGGGTTACTTGATCCAATTGATGGTATTGTCTTTTTAGATGGTGAACCAATTACAACGAAAACATCATCTATGGGATATATGTTGCAGCAAGATTACTTATTCCCGTGGAAAACGATTGAAGAAAATATTATGCTTGGACTTCATATTCGAAGGATTTATGATGAACAAATGAAAGAACATACTTTAAATCTTTTAAAGCAAGTCGGTCTACATGGGGTAGAAAGACAATATCCTCGTGAACTATCCGGCGGTATGCGTCAACGTGCTGCTCTCGTTCGAACGTTAGCAACTGATCCGAAAATTTTATTACTAGATGAACCATTCTCCGCACTCGATTATCAAACGAAATTAAAACTAGAAGAACTCGTTTTCAACTTACTAAATAAATATAAGAAAACATCACTACTTGTTACTCACGATATTGAAGAGGCGATTGCGATGAGTGATCGTATTTATTTACTTCAAGCGAATCCTGGAAAAATCGCGAAAACCTTTATCGTCCCGGAAAGTATCCGTTCTTTATCACCGTTAGAAGCACGCCATCACTACGATTTCCCAGCCCTCTTTCAAGATATATGGAAGGAGCTGGAACGACTTGGATAATATAAAACAACTACATGAACAATTTCGAAAGAAAGAACGCAGGCGTGCTTGGATTGCTCGCTCACTACAGCTTTTACTACTTATTCTTTTCTTTGCACTATGGGAAATAGCTAGCAAAAAAGAATGGATTGATCCTTTACTCTTTAGCTCTCCTTCGAGTATTTGGGATCTCTTCTTAACGAAATGGATCGACGGTTCACTTTGGGTCCACATATGGACGACATTGCTGGAAACAGGAGTAGGCTTCATTCTCGGAACGGTACTCGGTGCTATTATTGCCACGTTTCTTTGGTGGATGCCACTTCTAGCCCGCGTACTTGATCCTTACCTCGTCGTCCTAAATGCAATGCCAAAAGTTGCACTCGGTCCAATCATCATCGTTATTTTCGGTCCAAACATTTCATCTTCTATCGCAATGGGAGTAATCATTTCCATCATCATTACCATTCTCGTTATTTACAGTGCATTTCAAGAAGTCGATTCTAACTATATAAAAGTGATGGACACATTTGGCGCAAATAAATGGCAATGTTATAAGCAAGTCGTTCTCCCTGCATCCTTTCCAGCAATTATCTCAACGTTAAAAGTAAATGTTGGTTTATCCTGGGTTGGTGTTATTTTCGGAGAACTTCTCGTTTCCAAACAAGGACTTGGCTACTTAATTAGCTACGGATTCCAAGTCTTTAACTTCACACTCGTCTTACTTAGCGTACTACTCACATGTGTTCTTGCAACTCTTATGTATGTATTTGTTGAGGCATTTGAAAAAATTCTAATTGGAAAAAGAAAAAGAAGCTGACTCAAAACAGTGCGCTATAGTCAGCTTCTTTCTTTTACCTTTTATCACACATTTTCGTTTCATTTGTAATGTTTCCATCCGCAACCGTAACTGTATGGAAACAGTCTTTCACACGTACTGTAACGACATTATCTTTTCGATCTATCACATGATAATCATTAAACTTTTCATTCAAAGCACTACGAATTTGCTCCCCTTCAAAAATCGGAAAACCGTGAGACATTACCCAAATGAGACCAGCAACAGCAAGAATCGTTTTCATACGTTTCATTACCTCCTCGAGAGTAAACTTATAGTCCCTACAACACGCGCATTATAATTGTGTCTAAATTGTGACATTTTTATACTAATTCTCTTTTGTGCCTCCAGTTCCTTCTTCTTTTTGATAAAAATACAGAATTTTCAATTTTATCAACATAAGAAAAAACGCAAAGAATTAAAAATTCTTCACGCTTTTCTTTAACGAAACTATATCGAAAGCATAACTCACATTAGTCTCCACTTTGTTGTTCTATCGTTTTCGAAACATCATATAATCCTGACAGCACTTCCGCTCTCATTTTTACAAGCTCAGGGAACTGATAGAAGAAAGCAATTTTCTTATATTTTAACTCTGTTCCTTCTTTCACTTTTTTTGAATCTTGTAAAATGAACGCTGTAAATGTATCTGCGATATCTTCCGTTACATTTGTTGTTCCATATAGCGATACAAAATCATCATGCTTTTCTTTATAAAATTCAATTTGTGCCTCTTCACTTTCTTCTACTTTCTTTTCTGTCCACTCTTGCTCAATTGGTTTCCAAAATTCATTATAAAATTGGTTAATATACGAAGTTTTTCTCGCACATCCATTTTTCACGAACACCGTTTTACATTTATTTCGATACGATGAAATGTCTTTCTCTTCATCAAACGCCTCTAAATACTTTCTATCCACTGGTACTTGTTTATGTCCAATCGTTAATACGTGAGCCGTTTCATGAATTAATGTTTTCATCACTTCATCTATATTCACCCCAGAATCGAGCACGTCTAAACTAAGCAACCAATCTCTCGGGTCATCTATACTTGGCATGACATGGGCAACAACGCCATCATAACCATCCGTTATTAGACCAAATCCTGTTATATTCTCACGATATTTCACTGGGACGAGAGTGCGATACATGTCCCATAAGGTTTCATGATACTCTCTATCTTGTCGCTGACTTAACAAATCATCTTTTGCTACTTCGTCATCTGCAAAAACTTTATTCAATCTCTTACGATCCAATCTCTCAAAATAAGGATCTACAATTTCATCATCATCGATATAATAAGAAGCTAAAAAGAAGTAATTGTCATCCTCTTCTTTTTTCTGTTCCGCCTCTTTCATATTCATACTTTCATACTCTTCTATGTCATAATCCTCTACTTTTTCAAGTTCTGAAAGTTCCTCTATCTTTTTATATACTTTTTGTAATGTTTTATCTCCTATTTGCGTGCACTCTTCTTCTGTTTTACAAATTTCTTTTTCTTTTGTAACCTCGATAGCACTATCGCATCCTGCAACTAAACCGCTTGCTATAATACAACACACTAACTTGCCATACAGTTTCTTCATACAATCCCCCATTATTCCATTCTACAAAATATCATAATCATTTTTTTGCGAATATGCGATAATTAATTATAAAAACTGCAAGGAGGCTTCTCATGATTCGTGCAATCTTATTCGACTTAGATGGAACACTATTAGATCGACGCCAATCTTTAGAACAATTTATTTGTGAGCAATATAATCGCTTCTCCTCACATTTGATGAGTATAGAGAAATCAAAGTATTGTTCTCGATTTCTTGAACTCGATAATAATGGCTATACGTGGAAGGATAAAGTATATGCTACTCTCCTTTCCGAATACAACATTACTACTTTAACGCAAGAGCAACTACTACACGACTATATTACAAACTTCCAACATCATTGTATTCCTTTCAAAAACACGCATGAACTACTTCAACAGTTAAAAAAGCGAAACATTAAAATTGGTATTATCACAAACGGTTTTACTGAATTTCAGATGAGCAACCTTCGAGCACTACATATACATACGTATACAAACACCATTCTCGTTTCAGAAGCTGAAGGAATTAAAAAACCTCACCCTGAAATTTTCGAACGTGCTTTGCAAAGACTAGATGTGAAGGCAGAAGAATGTCTTTATATTGGAGATCATCCAGAAAACGATGTGCTTGGTTCTGAACAAGTAGGGATTCTTGGTGTTTGGAAAAAAGATTCGTTTTGGGGTGATTTTAAGCATTCACGTATCGTAGATGATTTGTTGGAGGTGCTTTCGTTTTTAGAGGTGGAGGTGGAGATAAAAATACAATAATAGTAATTAAATTATATCAACAATTTTCACAATATATTGATTTACCGACAAAAAATAATAAGAGGAGGCAGTTGTTCAAAAACGCCTCCTCTTATTATTCATATACTGTAAACTGCGGTTTACTCGGATGATCTTTTACTAGCGCATCATCTGGAAACTTTGAAACTTTTTGATATACGGCAATGTCGCCGATACACCCTGCTGTTAGTAGAATTCCTAAAAATGAGAGTGGCTCCAGATTCATAGCTAATCCCAATACAATTGGCAAAATTCCAGTTGGTAAAAACGGAAGCATTAACACTTTCTTCATTTGCTTTACTGTAACCGCCTGTTTAGAATGAGCATATGCAACACCTAATTTCCAATTAACGCCCCATTTTAGTTCACTCCACGGAACACCTCCGATATAGCGAAAGCCAATTAAATGTATCGCTTCATGAATACAAACGAGAACAATCATTGCGATAATAAAAAGAAACATCGTTAATAATGTAACTTCGACTTGAACCCCACCTGAAAGAAATATATGCAAATAACCAATTCCAACCGACAAAGCAATTATTATAAAAAATAAAGAAAAGTTTAATTTAACCATCGAAACAGTAACAGTCGTTTCTTTTCTTTTATCCATCTTCCCCCTCCTAAAATGTAAATATATCTTTACAAAATTGTATAATATCCCTAAAATAATGTAAAGATATGTTTACATTTATTCTTACATACAAAAAAAGAAACCGGCTACTTTACTTTGTAAAACAGCCGATTTCTTCTATATGTTTCATCGTACGCGCTAATACGTCATCGCGCATTATAAAGCTAAATTTTCTATTCGTTTTAATGTTGTCAGGAATGTCTTTTAATAAAACAGACCCTTTCGTTTCTTCGTAATGCGTATGTTCTTCTACCGCACTAATTGTTGCAAAATAAATGTTTTTAATGATTATTTTGTCTTTTCCAGATACTTTGTATTGTCCTAAGTAAGTTAAATCAGAAACTATGCCGCCGGTTTCTTCATGAACCTCTCGAACTGCCGCTTCTTCCGGTGTTTCCCCTAGTTCTACTTTACCACCTGGAAATTCAAGACCGCGACGTAAATGATGCGTTAATAACCATTGATCCCCGTACCGGCATACAACCCAAACATGCTTTGGCTCAGGAGAAAATGGATAACGTTCAAACGATAATTGTACAGTGTTGTGGTAATAATCTTTAAATTTGTACATGCCATTACTCCCCTATTGATGGTTACAAGTTTTTCCTACCACAAATTGTAGCATATTCTCGCTTTTCTGCATAATATTATCCAATTACAATCCATTGATTATTCCCATTTGTGCGACTAATTCTTTCGTCTCATGATTTCCTAAATCGTAAATCATTTTATATGCTTTTTGTAGTTGTTCATCATATCGGTCATTATTTGAATCGTGATGATACTCAACAAATGGAACGTGGGAGCGTACAAATGACCCTAAATCTTCTACATATGCTTGATCAAAGTGCTCTCTTAATTCCGTAATTTCCTCATCATTTGCCGAAATCTCAAAATTATACGTATCCGCCGTCTTCACTTGTGAAATTTGACCGTTTCCTATTGATATATAATATGTTTTTTTCGTCTCCATGTAACACCCTTCTTTCATCCTTTTATTTTCTATTGTTTTCATCAATTACAAAATTATGTAAAATAAAGAAAAGGAGGGATTTTATGTTCAAAATATTAATTATCGGTATTATCATCGTCCTAATCATCCTCGTACTCTCCGTCATGACAATTAATAAAGGCTATGCTTATAAACATTCCGTCGATAAACTAGAAGACAATCCTTATACAAAAAAGAATAAGGAGAATTCCTAATATGCTTCGTATACTTCGCATCATAGTAGCACTCACTGTGATCGTTATGTCGGCAATTGGATTATATACAGGTCAAAATAATTCTTTACCTCTTTCACAATTTCTATTAGGGGCTTTAATGTTTCTCATCGCATTTGAACAAATAAAGAAAAGGGAATCAGCAACTGGACTTATTTGTATTATTGCCGGTGCTTTCATTTGGATTGTTCTCATTATTACCTACATAAAATAGAGGAGGTCTTTTATGCTAAAATGGGGACGGATTACTTTATCACTTATTGCCTTATCTATAGCAATCTATGGATTTTTTACTGGTAATAGAGAAATAATCCCTTATATGTTCATCTTTTTAGGAGGTATGGCCCTCACCATAAGTTTAGAGGAAATATTAAAACAGCAAACAGGAGGTAGTGTGCTCGCTCTACTAGCAGGAGCCGCTGCTTTATTTATTGGTTTCACAGAAATATTCTAGTAAATGGTCTAAAGGGGGCTATACGATGCTAACTCTAACTATATTACGGATTTTTTTAGCATTTTTCATGCTTCTC
This DNA window, taken from Bacillus cereus ATCC 14579, encodes the following:
- a CDS encoding DUF3953 domain-containing protein, which gives rise to MLRILRIIVALTVIVMSAIGLYTGQNNSLPLSQFLLGALMFLIAFEQIKKRESATGLICIIAGAFIWIVLIITYIK
- the mutTA gene encoding antimutator 8-oxo-(dGTP/GTP)ase; the encoded protein is MYKFKDYYHNTVQLSFERYPFSPEPKHVWVVCRYGDQWLLTHHLRRGLEFPGGKVELGETPEEAAVREVHEETGGIVSDLTYLGQYKVSGKDKIIIKNIYFATISAVEEHTHYEETKGSVLLKDIPDNIKTNRKFSFIMRDDVLARTMKHIEEIGCFTK
- the ytzI gene encoding YtzI protein, encoding MFKILIIGIIIVLIILVLSVMTINKGYAYKHSVDKLEDNPYTKKNKENS
- a CDS encoding DUF3953 domain-containing protein, with protein sequence MLKWGRITLSLIALSIAIYGFFTGNREIIPYMFIFLGGMALTISLEEILKQQTGGSVLALLAGAAALFIGFTEIF